A window of Solanum stenotomum isolate F172 chromosome 3, ASM1918654v1, whole genome shotgun sequence contains these coding sequences:
- the LOC125857633 gene encoding chitin-binding lectin 1, which translates to MKETAISVLALVLTLFLLEVVSGNELSLPFRLPINETIGREVFQGINNASAPLPYPQCGLKKGGGKCIKTGECCSIWGWCGTTNEYCSPGYCQKQCPGPYPEGRCGWQANGKSCPTGTGQCCSNGGWCGTTSDYCAPNNCQSQCKLPPPPPSPPPPPPSPPPPSPPPPPPPSPSPPPPPPSPPPPPPPLPYPQCGMKKGGGKCIKTGECCSIWGWCGTTYGYCSPEYCQMQCPGPYPEGRCGWQANGKSCPTGTGQCCSNGGWCGTTSDYCAPVNCQAQCNTTTLTSSIKNRMRGIESFMLNVV; encoded by the coding sequence ATGAAAGAGACGGCAATTAGCGTTTTAGCTCTAGTACTGACTTTGTTCCTCCTTGAGGTGGTCTCAGGCAATGAGCTATCTCTTCCCTTTCGTCTCCCAATCAATGAAACCATTGGCCGTGAAGTATTTCAAGGTATTAATAATGCATCAGCCCCACTTCCATACCCCCAATGTGGATTGAAAAAGGGTGGTGGGAAATGTATTAAAACAGGAGAGTGTTGTAGTATATGGGGCTGGTGTGGAACCACAAACGAGTATTGTTCTCCTGGATATTGTCAGAAACAATGTCCAGGTCCATACCCAGAGGGACGATGCGGATGGCAAGCTAATGGTAAATCATGTCCTACTGGTACTGGACAGTGTTGTAGTAACGGTGGTTGGTGTGGGACCACATCAGATTATTGTGCTCCTAACAACTGTCAAAGCCAATGTAAACTACCTCCACCTCCACCCTCACCTCCTCCTCCACCTCCATCCCCACCCCCACCctcacctccacctccacctccaccttcACCCTCACCTCCTCCTCCACCTCCATCCCCACCCCCACCTCCACCCCCACTTCCATACCCCCAATGTGGAATGAAAAAGGGTGGCGGGAAATGTATTAAAACAGGAGAGTGTTGTAGTATATGGGGTTGGTGTGGAACCACATACGGGTATTGTTCTCCTGAATATTGTCAGATGCAATGTCCAGGTCCATACCCAGAGGGACGATGCGGATGGCAAGCTAATGGTAAATCATGCCCTACTGGTACTGGACAGTGTTGTAGTAACGGTGGTTGGTGTGGGACCACATCAGATTATTGCGCTCCTGTAAACTGTCAAGCCCAATGCAACACTACTACTCTAACCTCATCCATCAAGAATCGTATGAGAGGTATTGAGAGTTTCATGCTCAACGTTGTCTAG